A region of Halarcobacter mediterraneus DNA encodes the following proteins:
- a CDS encoding uracil-DNA glycosylase yields the protein MTNTIKNKILFQLNFLKSIGYEYHESIKAFDKDLEQYNLPDDFFNLESMVKNCYLCELSKSRKNPLFSYGNQNAQIMFIFDEPSTSEDELNSFYVGKAGEQLSRMIENVLPLKKEDIYITSLVKCKSLDGFNTSHFNSCSSYLYKQIDLLNPKLIVTLGEKTYEYLCKDKTPFNQIRGKLMSFKNYDVLPTYSASFLLRNPSFKKEAFHDMLKIKSILESN from the coding sequence ATGACAAATACTATTAAAAATAAAATTTTATTTCAGCTAAATTTTTTAAAGTCAATAGGATATGAGTATCATGAATCTATTAAAGCCTTTGATAAAGATTTAGAACAATACAATTTACCCGATGACTTCTTTAATTTGGAATCTATGGTTAAAAATTGTTATTTATGTGAATTATCAAAATCAAGAAAAAACCCTTTATTCTCATATGGTAATCAAAATGCACAGATTATGTTTATTTTTGATGAACCTAGTACAAGTGAAGATGAATTAAATTCATTTTATGTTGGGAAAGCAGGGGAGCAATTATCAAGAATGATTGAAAATGTATTACCTTTAAAAAAAGAAGATATATATATTACAAGTTTAGTTAAATGTAAAAGTTTAGATGGTTTTAATACAAGTCATTTTAATAGTTGTAGTTCTTATTTATATAAACAAATCGATTTATTAAATCCAAAATTAATTGTTACACTAGGGGAAAAAACTTATGAATATTTATGTAAAGATAAAACCCCTTTTAATCAAATTAGAGGTAAACTTATGAGTTTTAAAAATTATGATGTTTTACCTACATATAGTGCAAGTTTTCTTTTAAGAAACCCTTCTTTTAAAAAAGAAGCTTTTCATGATATGCTAAAAATAAAATCAATATTGGAGTCAAATTGA
- the aspS gene encoding aspartate--tRNA ligase — MRTHYCTDVTEKNIDEIVTVAGWVNSRRDHGGIIFIDLRDRGGLVQLVCDPADNKDAWEVADSVRDEFVLIATGKVRARGEGLENPNLVTGKIEIVVDNLVIENRSKPMPFELGDEKVNEEIRLRNRFLELRTEKSYEIFKLRSTANIAVRNCLNELGFLDVETPILTKSTPEGARDYLVPSRVHPGEFYALPQSPQLFKQLLMVSGFDKYFQIAKCFRDEDLRADRQPEFTQIDVEMSFCNQEDVIKVAEKLIHDTFKACGKDVPTTFPRITYKDAMEKYGSDKPDMRFDMAMVDVIDIFANSTNEIFADIAKDTKNNRIKALRCPNGDNIFSKRQMKGFEDYVRKFGAKGLGYFQMKEDGLKGPLTKFFEDADLEAIVKSTELEVGDVVFFGAGEKKTVCDYMGRFRLYLAEQMEIIPADTYEFVWVVDFPMFEIEDGKTKALHHPFTMPNLEKCDLNNVEDLEDIESIAYDIVLNGTELGGGSIRIHKEEVQEKVFELMGISNEEANEKFGFLLEALRYGAPSHGGFALGFDRLIMLLAGTDSIRDVIAFPKTQRAQCLLTQAPSAVDNEQLKELSLRIRKTEV, encoded by the coding sequence TTGAGAACTCATTATTGTACTGATGTAACGGAAAAAAATATAGATGAAATTGTTACTGTTGCTGGTTGGGTAAACAGTAGAAGAGATCATGGTGGAATTATTTTTATTGATTTAAGAGATAGAGGTGGTTTAGTTCAACTTGTGTGTGATCCTGCTGATAATAAAGATGCATGGGAAGTTGCAGATAGTGTTAGAGATGAATTTGTTTTAATTGCAACAGGTAAAGTTAGAGCTAGAGGTGAAGGTTTAGAAAACCCTAATTTAGTTACTGGAAAAATCGAAATTGTTGTTGATAACTTAGTAATTGAAAATAGATCGAAACCTATGCCATTTGAATTAGGTGATGAAAAAGTAAATGAAGAAATTAGATTAAGAAATAGATTCTTAGAGTTAAGAACAGAAAAATCTTATGAAATTTTCAAATTAAGAAGTACTGCAAATATTGCAGTTAGAAATTGCCTAAATGAATTAGGTTTCTTAGATGTTGAAACACCAATTTTAACAAAATCTACACCAGAAGGTGCAAGAGATTATCTTGTTCCAAGTAGAGTTCATCCTGGTGAATTTTATGCCCTTCCTCAATCACCTCAATTATTTAAACAACTTTTAATGGTATCTGGATTTGATAAATACTTCCAAATTGCTAAATGTTTTAGAGATGAAGATTTAAGAGCTGATAGACAACCTGAATTTACTCAAATTGATGTTGAAATGTCATTTTGTAATCAAGAAGATGTAATCAAAGTAGCTGAAAAATTAATTCACGATACATTTAAAGCTTGTGGAAAAGATGTACCAACTACATTCCCAAGAATTACTTATAAAGATGCTATGGAAAAATATGGTTCAGATAAACCAGATATGAGATTTGACATGGCTATGGTAGATGTTATTGATATTTTTGCTAACTCTACAAATGAAATCTTTGCTGATATTGCAAAAGATACTAAAAACAATAGAATCAAAGCTCTAAGATGTCCAAATGGAGATAATATCTTCTCAAAAAGACAAATGAAAGGTTTTGAGGATTACGTTAGAAAATTTGGAGCTAAAGGTCTTGGTTACTTCCAAATGAAAGAAGATGGATTAAAAGGTCCTTTAACTAAATTCTTCGAAGATGCGGATTTAGAAGCAATCGTAAAATCAACTGAACTTGAAGTTGGTGATGTTGTATTCTTTGGAGCAGGTGAAAAGAAAACTGTATGTGATTATATGGGAAGATTTAGACTTTATCTTGCAGAGCAAATGGAAATTATTCCCGCAGACACTTATGAGTTTGTATGGGTTGTTGATTTCCCAATGTTTGAAATTGAAGATGGAAAAACTAAAGCATTACACCATCCATTTACTATGCCTAACTTAGAAAAATGTGATTTAAATAATGTAGAAGATTTAGAAGATATTGAATCAATTGCTTATGATATTGTATTAAATGGTACTGAGCTTGGTGGTGGTTCAATCAGAATTCATAAAGAAGAAGTACAAGAAAAAGTATTTGAACTTATGGGGATTTCTAATGAAGAAGCAAATGAAAAGTTTGGATTCTTACTTGAAGCATTAAGATATGGTGCACCAAGCCATGGTGGATTTGCTCTTGGGTTTGATAGACTTATTATGTTATTAGCAGGTACTGATTCTATTAGAGATGTAATTGCTTTCCCTAAAACTCAAAGAGCTCAATGTTTATTAACACAAGCACCTTCAGCTGTTGATAATGAGCAATTAAAAGAATTAAGTCTTAGAATTAGAAAGACTGAAGTATAA
- a CDS encoding metal ABC transporter solute-binding protein, Zn/Mn family — translation MIKFIFVLLALFSFLNAKIHLVVTYPIHKKLIEKIAKDDFVIHVVEDGNTSFAKKRNLHKNEIYYSNVYLTYGLEKEERYIKLFKNRNRYINIINLTKNIKKDIVNGKENPYVWMDPILVRKLSKNIFEELSKLKSYRKDFFKENYENFLMELDRLFLSLKKRLEKNEFYNIYVYEPYWHYFAKRFRLNLYYKENRYTNLDEVPQLVEFSKKHNIKKLLIKEESSYEQAQSLASNINADIIEHDITKYNWRVNLQSLVRKISKYKR, via the coding sequence ATGATTAAATTTATATTCGTATTGTTAGCCTTATTCTCTTTTCTAAATGCAAAAATACATTTAGTAGTAACTTATCCTATTCATAAAAAACTTATTGAAAAAATAGCAAAAGATGATTTTGTTATTCATGTAGTTGAAGATGGAAATACTAGTTTTGCAAAAAAACGAAATCTTCATAAAAATGAAATTTATTACAGTAATGTTTATCTTACATATGGTTTAGAGAAAGAAGAAAGATATATTAAACTTTTTAAAAATAGAAACAGATATATTAATATTATTAATCTCACTAAAAATATAAAAAAAGATATAGTTAATGGTAAGGAAAATCCCTACGTCTGGATGGATCCTATCTTAGTGAGAAAACTATCCAAAAATATCTTTGAAGAATTAAGTAAATTAAAATCCTACAGAAAAGATTTCTTTAAAGAAAATTATGAAAACTTTTTGATGGAATTAGATAGATTATTTTTATCTTTAAAGAAAAGACTTGAAAAAAATGAATTTTATAATATATATGTTTATGAACCTTATTGGCACTATTTTGCAAAAAGATTTAGATTAAATCTTTATTATAAAGAGAATAGATATACAAACTTAGATGAAGTCCCACAACTAGTGGAATTTTCAAAAAAACATAATATAAAAAAACTTTTAATTAAAGAAGAAAGCTCTTACGAACAAGCTCAATCTTTAGCTTCAAATATTAATGCAGATATTATCGAGCATGATATCACAAAATATAACTGGCGTGTAAATCTTCAATCTCTTGTTAGAAAGATTTCGAAATATAAAAGATAA
- a CDS encoding cache domain-containing protein: MSRNLVEYKGIKVKKELYPLIKHIEDVDKYREELGRLSSSWDIFALLGQLGDINIDIGKTKENFLNLTTTLLNHLSEETVKKSTTEMKFKAQVAIDIVNRNLFERTADIGFLATDDDIRDFLQNFVSRYNSDSVELKEDIQKRFLEYVQKYSVYYDIVLADTKGKIVARLDDNIKIDWLNKEFTQKVINSSDEYVETFQYHDFIPHKKQSLVYSYKVTETNDSDSEVLGVLCLCFRFRDEMEGIFNNLIETRNKEALTILDEDGIVIASSDKDYIPLESKLEIVLDEEYKIVSFCGRDYIAKTCITNGYQGFKGLKWYGHIMVPLEYAFLSNQNDRPEVDDGIIESMMNNEQHFSKDLKDVFNKSKTIQENLGRVIWNGNVAQSKLNSSNREFSKSLLSEIGVTGVKANSSLSNLNQTIINSILKDSEFLSSLALDIMDRNLYERANDCRWWALTSFFRKAFDEYESLEYKEKEISSILKYINDLYTVYTNLLVFDKSGKIIAVSNEKENYLVGKVLPQKWVGQTLKLTDTSKYCVSDFEETNLYSNESTYIYCAAIRSFENQDEINGGIAIVFDSTAEFKAMLEDSLPKDKDGVFALFASRDKRVISSTNKDIEVNSIIDIEDKFFELKNGEQLSEIIEIDNKYYALGVRCSQGYREYKNAKDDYVNDVFCLVFNYIGDKNFDEKRHEQKSKFLNSSTKKIFTDTCIELATFHLGNKFLAVEAKNVIESISIDKLEESIDMDKNNPFKGMVLHKDTLISVLDIRSFIKEEIGDEELNTIILLEYDKDNKEHCIGILVSSLESVSVVEKDSIQQIQSHFLGTGTLVESLADISDYEESQVAMVLDIKKIDDNLTKKV, translated from the coding sequence ATGTCAAGAAATCTAGTAGAATATAAAGGAATAAAAGTAAAAAAAGAACTTTATCCTCTTATTAAGCATATAGAAGATGTTGATAAGTATAGGGAAGAGTTAGGAAGATTAAGTTCTTCTTGGGATATTTTTGCACTTTTAGGTCAATTAGGTGATATTAATATTGATATTGGTAAAACAAAAGAAAACTTCTTAAATTTAACAACAACTCTTCTTAATCACTTAAGTGAAGAAACTGTTAAAAAATCTACTACTGAAATGAAATTTAAAGCTCAAGTTGCAATTGATATTGTAAATAGAAATCTTTTTGAAAGAACAGCTGACATAGGCTTCTTAGCAACTGATGATGATATTAGAGACTTTTTACAAAACTTTGTTTCAAGATACAACAGTGATAGCGTAGAATTAAAAGAAGATATTCAAAAAAGATTTTTGGAGTATGTTCAAAAATACTCAGTTTATTATGATATTGTTTTAGCTGATACTAAAGGGAAAATTGTAGCAAGATTAGATGATAATATAAAAATTGATTGGTTAAATAAAGAATTTACTCAAAAAGTAATTAACTCAAGTGATGAATATGTAGAAACTTTTCAATACCATGATTTTATTCCACACAAAAAACAGTCTTTAGTATATTCATATAAAGTAACAGAAACTAACGATTCCGACTCAGAGGTTTTAGGTGTACTTTGTCTTTGTTTTAGATTTAGAGATGAGATGGAAGGAATTTTTAACAATCTAATTGAAACAAGAAATAAAGAGGCTTTAACTATTTTAGATGAAGATGGAATTGTAATTGCTTCAAGTGATAAAGACTATATCCCTTTAGAATCAAAATTGGAAATTGTTTTAGATGAAGAGTATAAAATTGTCTCTTTTTGTGGTAGAGATTATATTGCAAAAACTTGTATAACAAATGGGTATCAAGGGTTTAAAGGTCTTAAGTGGTATGGACATATTATGGTTCCTTTAGAATATGCTTTTTTAAGTAATCAAAATGATAGACCAGAAGTAGATGATGGGATTATTGAATCAATGATGAACAATGAACAACACTTTTCAAAAGATTTAAAAGATGTATTTAATAAAAGTAAAACTATTCAAGAAAATCTTGGACGTGTTATTTGGAATGGTAATGTTGCACAAAGTAAACTAAACTCTTCAAATAGAGAGTTTTCAAAATCTCTTTTAAGTGAGATTGGAGTTACAGGAGTTAAAGCAAACTCTTCCTTAAGTAATCTAAATCAAACAATTATTAACTCTATTTTAAAAGATAGTGAGTTTCTATCTTCCCTTGCCCTTGATATTATGGATAGAAATCTTTATGAAAGAGCAAATGATTGTAGATGGTGGGCACTAACTTCCTTCTTTAGAAAAGCATTTGATGAGTATGAATCTTTGGAATATAAAGAAAAAGAGATCTCTTCTATTTTGAAGTATATAAATGATTTATATACAGTTTATACAAATCTACTTGTATTTGATAAAAGTGGAAAAATAATTGCTGTATCAAATGAAAAAGAAAACTATTTAGTAGGAAAAGTTTTACCTCAAAAGTGGGTTGGACAAACTCTAAAGTTAACTGACACCTCAAAGTATTGTGTTTCAGATTTTGAAGAGACTAATCTTTATTCAAATGAGTCAACATACATTTATTGTGCTGCAATTAGGTCTTTTGAAAATCAAGATGAAATAAATGGTGGGATAGCTATTGTATTTGATTCTACAGCTGAATTTAAAGCTATGTTAGAAGATAGTTTACCCAAAGATAAAGATGGAGTATTTGCTTTATTTGCATCAAGGGATAAAAGAGTTATTTCTTCAACAAATAAAGATATAGAAGTAAACTCAATTATTGATATAGAAGATAAATTTTTTGAATTAAAAAATGGTGAACAACTAAGTGAAATTATTGAAATAGATAATAAATATTATGCCTTAGGTGTTAGATGTTCTCAAGGATATAGAGAGTACAAAAATGCTAAAGATGACTATGTTAATGATGTTTTTTGTTTAGTGTTTAACTATATAGGAGATAAAAACTTTGATGAAAAAAGGCATGAGCAAAAATCAAAGTTTTTAAATTCAAGTACAAAAAAGATATTTACAGATACTTGTATTGAGTTAGCAACTTTTCACTTAGGAAATAAGTTTCTTGCAGTAGAAGCTAAGAATGTTATTGAATCTATCTCTATAGATAAATTAGAAGAATCAATTGATATGGATAAGAACAATCCCTTTAAAGGAATGGTTCTACATAAAGATACTTTAATCTCTGTTCTTGATATCAGAAGTTTTATCAAAGAGGAAATTGGCGATGAAGAGTTAAATACAATTATTTTATTAGAATATGATAAGGATAATAAAGAACATTGTATAGGAATATTAGTATCATCATTAGAAAGTGTTTCAGTTGTAGAAAAAGACTCTATTCAACAAATTCAAAGTCACTTTTTGGGAACTGGAACTTTGGTTGAAAGTTTAGCTGATATTAGTGATTATGAAGAATCTCAAGTTGCAATGGTTCTTGATATTAAAAAGATTGATGACAATTTAACAAAGAAGGTTTAA
- a CDS encoding YgiQ family radical SAM protein, whose protein sequence is MSANNKNDKQNKEQRFLPTTRKEMDALGWEQCDVILVSGDAYIDSPFIGVAVVGRILEALGFKVGIIGQPDIKNEDVKRLGEPKLYWGVSGGSIDSMVSNYTATKKFRNNDDYTPGGKNDKRPDRATLVYTNLIRRHFKNTVPIVLGGIEASLRRITHYDFWTNKLRKPILFDAKADYLIYGMGEVAIREFSTALREGKDPREVRGVCYISKEPVEEFLQLPSHQECLDDKEKYIDLFDDFYKNNDPISAKGLCQKVDTRYAIQNPPCDYLDEKEMDEVASYNYIRDLHPYHKPQGKVKCLETIKFSIQTHHGCWGECNFCAIGVHQGRTIRTRSEENILSEAKEFTQDKDFKGVISDVGGPTANMYGYECNKKLKKGTCAEIRCVDYDRLCKVMKVDHSRHLNLLRDIRKVPGVKKAFVASGLRYDFIPADKKHGYEYLKELVNHHISGQMKVAPEHTSDRVLKLMGKPGKQPLIEFKKMYDRLNKEAGKKQFLTYYLIAAHPGCEEKDMHELKQFTTHELKMNPEQAQVFTPTPGTYSSVMYYTEMDPETRKKIYVEKDNARKEKQKNIVIDKSYYQRRKKSNNGMQS, encoded by the coding sequence ATGAGTGCCAACAATAAAAATGATAAACAAAATAAAGAACAAAGATTTTTACCTACTACTAGAAAAGAGATGGATGCTTTAGGCTGGGAGCAATGTGATGTGATATTAGTAAGTGGAGATGCTTATATTGACTCTCCATTTATTGGTGTTGCTGTTGTTGGAAGAATTCTTGAAGCTTTAGGTTTTAAAGTAGGAATCATAGGACAACCTGATATTAAAAATGAAGATGTGAAAAGATTAGGTGAACCAAAATTATACTGGGGAGTTAGTGGTGGAAGTATTGACTCAATGGTATCAAACTACACGGCAACTAAAAAGTTTAGAAATAACGATGATTATACTCCTGGTGGAAAAAATGATAAAAGACCAGATAGAGCTACTTTAGTTTATACAAATCTAATTAGAAGACATTTTAAAAATACAGTTCCAATTGTTTTAGGTGGAATAGAAGCTAGTTTAAGAAGAATTACTCATTATGACTTTTGGACGAACAAATTAAGAAAACCAATTCTTTTTGATGCAAAAGCAGATTATCTTATTTATGGTATGGGAGAAGTTGCTATAAGAGAGTTCTCAACAGCTTTAAGAGAGGGGAAAGACCCAAGAGAGGTTAGGGGAGTTTGTTATATCTCTAAAGAACCTGTAGAGGAGTTTTTACAGCTTCCTTCTCATCAAGAGTGTTTAGATGATAAAGAAAAATATATAGACCTTTTTGATGATTTTTATAAAAACAATGACCCAATTTCTGCAAAGGGACTTTGTCAAAAAGTAGATACAAGATATGCTATTCAAAACCCTCCCTGTGATTATCTTGATGAAAAAGAGATGGATGAGGTGGCTTCATATAATTATATTAGAGATTTGCATCCATACCACAAACCACAAGGTAAAGTTAAATGTTTAGAGACAATTAAATTCTCTATCCAAACTCACCATGGATGCTGGGGAGAGTGTAACTTCTGTGCCATTGGAGTTCACCAAGGTAGAACTATTAGAACTAGAAGTGAAGAAAATATTCTAAGTGAAGCAAAAGAATTTACACAAGATAAAGATTTCAAAGGTGTAATCTCAGATGTTGGTGGACCAACAGCTAATATGTACGGATATGAGTGTAATAAAAAACTTAAAAAAGGAACCTGTGCTGAAATAAGATGTGTTGATTATGATAGACTTTGTAAGGTTATGAAAGTTGACCATAGTAGGCACTTAAATCTTTTAAGAGATATTAGAAAAGTTCCTGGTGTAAAAAAAGCTTTCGTTGCCTCTGGTTTAAGATATGACTTTATTCCAGCAGATAAAAAACATGGATATGAGTATTTAAAAGAGCTTGTAAACCATCATATCTCTGGTCAAATGAAAGTAGCCCCTGAACATACTTCTGATAGAGTTTTAAAGCTTATGGGAAAACCTGGGAAACAACCACTTATTGAATTTAAAAAGATGTATGATAGATTAAATAAAGAAGCTGGAAAGAAACAGTTTTTAACTTACTATTTAATTGCGGCACATCCAGGATGTGAAGAGAAAGATATGCATGAATTAAAACAGTTTACTACCCATGAATTAAAAATGAATCCAGAACAAGCACAGGTTTTCACTCCAACTCCTGGAACATATTCATCTGTTATGTACTATACAGAAATGGACCCAGAAACAAGAAAAAAAATCTATGTTGAAAAAGATAATGCTAGAAAAGAAAAACAAAAAAATATAGTAATAGATAAAAGTTACTATCAAAGAAGAAAAAAATCTAATAATGGAATGCAAAGTTAA
- a CDS encoding adenylate kinase → MNLMLFGAPGAGKGTQAKFLIEKYNIPQISTGDILRAAIADKTEMGMEAKKFMDAGQLVPDSTIIGIIKDRLAEDDCKKGFILDGFPRTLPQAEALKELMENMGITLDKVISLNVPDSDIVERITGRRTSKVTGKIYHIKFNPPVDEKEEDLVQRADDTEETVTKRLAAYHEQTAPLIDFYKNMGVMVELDGTKEVSEVTKDMIEALA, encoded by the coding sequence ATGAACTTAATGCTATTTGGAGCACCTGGAGCAGGAAAAGGTACACAAGCAAAATTTTTAATTGAAAAATATAATATCCCACAAATTTCAACTGGAGATATTTTAAGAGCTGCAATTGCAGATAAAACTGAAATGGGAATGGAAGCAAAAAAATTTATGGATGCAGGTCAATTGGTTCCTGATTCAACTATTATTGGTATTATTAAAGATAGACTTGCTGAAGATGACTGTAAAAAAGGTTTTATTCTTGATGGTTTTCCAAGAACATTACCACAAGCAGAAGCTTTAAAAGAATTAATGGAAAATATGGGAATTACTTTAGATAAAGTTATTTCACTAAATGTACCTGATTCTGATATTGTAGAAAGAATCACAGGAAGAAGGACATCAAAAGTAACTGGTAAAATTTACCATATCAAATTTAACCCACCAGTAGATGAAAAAGAAGAAGATCTTGTTCAAAGAGCTGATGATACAGAAGAAACTGTTACAAAAAGATTAGCAGCATACCATGAACAAACTGCGCCTTTAATTGATTTTTATAAAAATATGGGTGTAATGGTTGAACTTGATGGTACAAAAGAAGTTTCAGAAGTTACAAAAGATATGATTGAAGCTTTAGCATAA
- a CDS encoding adenylate kinase translates to MKKLFLIIGAPGSGKTTDAEMIAHKHTNITHYSTGDMFRAEVASGSQRGKVIEEYINAGNIVPIDIAIETIIKAIKKAPSDVIVIDGYPRSLEQMTELDKYLDKESEVQLINVIEVTVSEEVARERVLGRARGDDDNEKVFINRMKVYAEPLLNIQKYYESKNILQKINGERTIEEIVNEMDSFIQSKI, encoded by the coding sequence TTGAAGAAACTATTTTTAATTATTGGCGCACCAGGAAGCGGGAAAACTACAGATGCAGAAATGATTGCACATAAACATACAAATATTACTCATTATTCAACTGGAGATATGTTTAGAGCTGAAGTTGCAAGTGGAAGCCAAAGAGGAAAGGTTATAGAAGAATATATTAATGCAGGAAATATTGTACCAATTGATATAGCTATTGAAACTATAATTAAAGCTATTAAAAAAGCACCAAGTGATGTGATTGTAATTGATGGTTATCCAAGGTCGCTTGAGCAAATGACTGAACTTGATAAATATCTAGATAAAGAGTCTGAAGTACAATTAATAAATGTTATAGAAGTAACAGTCTCTGAAGAGGTGGCAAGAGAAAGGGTTTTAGGTAGAGCAAGGGGTGATGATGACAATGAAAAAGTATTTATTAATAGAATGAAAGTTTATGCTGAACCTTTATTAAACATCCAAAAATATTATGAGTCTAAAAATATTTTACAAAAAATCAATGGAGAAAGAACGATTGAAGAAATTGTTAATGAAATGGATTCTTTCATTCAATCGAAAATCTAA
- a CDS encoding competence/damage-inducible protein A codes for MKKQINFYSVIIGTELLNGRRKDAHFAFLNEELLKRGWTHKASFVIEDDTKLMEDIYRLIKADDNSVMFSYGGIGATPDDYTREVAAKVFREGKMQYHKKAQELIINQFGDEAYPYRIEMGNLPINAKLLKNVVNNVAGFYLDDRFFFTPGFPSMSQAMVLEALDKHYVKNEQIKYRKTLTAFCGENDLISLMKEIPDEVELSSLPKIIDDKRLVVLSLSSLNQKLLEQNFQKFIDYCEEKEIAFILEDPNQIK; via the coding sequence ATGAAAAAACAAATAAACTTTTATTCAGTTATTATAGGAACTGAACTACTTAATGGACGCCGAAAAGATGCTCATTTTGCTTTTTTAAATGAAGAACTTTTAAAACGAGGTTGGACTCATAAGGCTTCTTTTGTAATTGAAGATGATACTAAATTAATGGAAGATATCTATAGACTTATAAAAGCAGATGACAACTCAGTTATGTTTTCATATGGTGGAATAGGGGCTACTCCTGATGATTATACAAGAGAGGTTGCAGCAAAAGTTTTCCGTGAGGGGAAAATGCAATATCACAAAAAAGCACAAGAACTTATAATAAATCAATTTGGAGATGAAGCCTATCCTTATAGAATAGAAATGGGGAATCTTCCTATAAATGCAAAATTGCTTAAAAATGTAGTAAATAATGTAGCTGGATTTTATTTAGATGATAGATTCTTTTTTACACCAGGTTTTCCTTCAATGAGCCAGGCAATGGTTCTTGAAGCTTTAGATAAACATTATGTAAAAAATGAGCAAATTAAATATAGAAAAACACTTACTGCTTTTTGTGGGGAAAATGATTTAATATCTTTAATGAAAGAGATTCCTGATGAGGTTGAACTTTCATCTCTTCCCAAAATAATTGATGATAAGAGACTAGTTGTATTATCATTAAGTTCTCTAAATCAAAAACTTTTAGAACAAAATTTTCAAAAATTTATAGATTATTGTGAAGAAAAAGAAATAGCATTTATTTTAGAAGATCCAAATCAAATAAAATAA
- a CDS encoding 2OG-Fe(II) oxygenase — MKLDQISNYVFCDKRLNEFDLEVKLLPNPYYDYPFLIIKDFLSPTICDELIRSVKKEDDYIDAKIKKENYQNYTDKSIRKTKIYKLDDEYKYIYKKRFLEVQKQIEDYFSLALTISTKVQVLEYSKGSFYKAHSDDSNMIYKDEELIGFKNVAINRKLTTVLFATSCEDNEAFNTFSGGELVFNFLFNEKGEVIKYKPKAGEMIVFLSNPYFTHEVLEVKSGYRLSLVQWHDAIIS; from the coding sequence TTGAAATTAGATCAAATTAGTAACTATGTCTTTTGTGATAAAAGACTTAATGAGTTTGATTTAGAAGTTAAATTACTTCCAAACCCTTATTATGATTATCCTTTTTTAATCATCAAAGATTTTTTATCACCTACAATTTGTGATGAGCTTATAAGAAGTGTTAAAAAAGAAGATGATTATATTGATGCAAAAATCAAAAAAGAAAATTATCAAAACTATACAGATAAAAGTATTAGAAAAACAAAAATTTATAAATTAGATGATGAATATAAATATATTTATAAAAAAAGATTTCTAGAAGTACAAAAACAAATTGAAGATTATTTTTCACTAGCTTTAACAATAAGTACAAAGGTTCAAGTTTTAGAGTATTCAAAGGGTTCTTTTTATAAAGCCCATAGTGATGATTCTAATATGATTTATAAAGATGAAGAGTTAATTGGTTTTAAAAATGTTGCGATAAATAGAAAACTTACAACAGTACTTTTTGCTACTTCTTGTGAAGATAATGAAGCTTTTAATACTTTTAGTGGAGGGGAACTAGTATTTAATTTTCTTTTTAATGAAAAAGGTGAAGTTATAAAGTATAAGCCAAAGGCAGGGGAAATGATAGTTTTTTTAAGTAATCCTTATTTTACCCATGAAGTTTTAGAAGTCAAAAGTGGTTATAGGCTTAGTTTAGTTCAATGGCATGATGCAATTATCTCTTAA